Proteins encoded by one window of Geobacter sp. DSM 9736:
- a CDS encoding M23 family metallopeptidase produces MKRSALLFFFILLVLASALGLYYFFGTPAPTVSISPDGGPVSAQREVAVSVDASGSVLRHISVVASQGDKSFTVFSKEYPGSLQKAKEAFTLAQAGLKEGEFKLEVKASNAPLHFGAGRTSSVARSFQYDNTPPAISVLSPAHNISHGGAGIVVYSVSKEVEKTGIIFHNRFIPGYRQGGNFYACLFPFPYNVAPEQFIPRVVAVDRAGNERQTGINYHLLRKSFPTDRITLSDPFLEKTAAEFKNKFPQITDPLEMFLKVNRELREQDAQALFQYARQTSPLPLWQGQFLRLPNSAPRGAFAQTRTYIYKGKRIDQQTHLGIDLASLAQSPVPAANSGNVVFSGDLGLYGQCVIIDHGLGLQSLYGHLSRTAVKTGDKVEKGQVIGNTGATGMAAGDHLHFGIVVSGIPVSPVEWWDPSWIKNNITGKLEMVRK; encoded by the coding sequence ATGAAACGGTCAGCGCTCCTGTTTTTCTTCATTTTGCTCGTTCTCGCATCTGCCCTCGGTCTTTATTACTTTTTTGGCACTCCTGCTCCCACAGTGTCGATCAGTCCCGATGGCGGACCGGTTTCCGCTCAACGGGAAGTAGCGGTGAGCGTCGACGCCTCCGGGAGCGTTCTGAGACACATCTCAGTTGTAGCCAGCCAAGGGGACAAGTCCTTCACGGTGTTCTCGAAAGAGTATCCCGGCAGCCTTCAAAAAGCCAAGGAAGCTTTTACTCTGGCTCAGGCCGGGCTGAAAGAGGGGGAGTTCAAGCTTGAGGTAAAAGCCAGCAACGCCCCTCTTCATTTCGGGGCCGGCAGAACTTCATCCGTTGCCCGATCGTTTCAATACGACAACACCCCTCCCGCAATTTCCGTACTTAGCCCTGCCCATAACATTTCCCACGGTGGTGCGGGGATTGTCGTCTATTCCGTATCCAAGGAGGTGGAAAAGACCGGGATCATATTCCATAACAGGTTCATACCGGGATACCGGCAAGGCGGGAACTTTTATGCGTGCCTCTTCCCGTTCCCCTACAATGTTGCTCCTGAGCAGTTCATCCCCAGAGTTGTAGCAGTTGATCGGGCTGGCAACGAGCGTCAAACAGGAATCAACTACCACCTGCTCAGAAAGAGTTTTCCCACCGATCGTATTACCCTTTCGGATCCGTTTCTTGAAAAGACAGCTGCCGAGTTCAAAAATAAATTCCCACAAATAACTGACCCACTGGAGATGTTTCTTAAGGTAAACAGGGAACTCCGAGAGCAGGACGCACAGGCCCTTTTCCAGTATGCCCGCCAGACTTCCCCCCTCCCCCTCTGGCAAGGTCAGTTTTTACGTCTACCCAATTCTGCTCCGCGGGGTGCCTTCGCTCAAACTCGCACCTACATCTACAAGGGAAAACGGATAGACCAGCAGACCCATCTCGGAATAGATCTCGCCTCACTGGCCCAGTCTCCGGTGCCGGCCGCCAACAGCGGTAATGTCGTTTTCTCGGGTGACCTTGGTCTCTATGGGCAGTGCGTCATAATAGACCACGGACTCGGACTCCAAAGCCTCTACGGCCACTTGAGCAGAACCGCCGTCAAAACAGGCGACAAAGTTGAAAAGGGGCAGGTGATCGGAAATACCGGAGCAACCGGTATGGCTGCCGGAGACCATCTTCATTTTGGAATTGTTGTTTCGGGAATACCGGTCAGTCCTGTAGAGTGGTGGGACCCATCATGGATCAAGAACAACATTACGGGTAAGCTGGAGATGGTAAGGAAATAA
- a CDS encoding rod shape-determining protein, whose translation MGTATTRVATSSGPVISTPSLAGDHHAVTAGAVVDGEAAVAVLEPLLRQTRRFGLVRPRVVACAPGDVSRAERDLLVDSVLRAGASSVVIVPEPLAAAIGAGVDVASPFAHTVIDIGEGVTDCAIISSGRIVTTVTIRGGIARMRGAVIEKAWSLLGKVITENEAEEFIRRIGVARRDKLAAGEEMISAVEPVMKEMLGSISSFLQDAPHRLGSELIDSGIRLTGGGALIPGMRQRVEEQTGITVTFAPHPLEAVVEGVRAILPVVAATDMWRGSCDVSRGDR comes from the coding sequence GTGGGAACAGCTACAACGCGGGTAGCAACATCGAGCGGTCCTGTGATCTCTACCCCCTCATTGGCAGGGGATCATCATGCAGTAACTGCAGGCGCAGTCGTCGATGGCGAAGCTGCGGTGGCTGTATTGGAGCCATTACTGAGGCAGACGCGCCGTTTCGGCTTGGTGCGTCCTCGCGTAGTTGCATGTGCGCCAGGCGATGTGTCACGAGCTGAGCGAGATCTGCTCGTGGATTCGGTACTGCGTGCAGGGGCCTCTTCCGTCGTCATAGTTCCAGAGCCGCTTGCGGCCGCCATCGGCGCCGGGGTCGACGTGGCATCTCCCTTTGCCCATACGGTGATCGACATTGGGGAAGGGGTCACCGACTGCGCGATCATAAGTTCGGGGAGGATAGTGACTACAGTCACGATAAGGGGTGGCATTGCCAGGATGCGAGGCGCCGTAATTGAGAAAGCTTGGAGTCTTCTGGGTAAGGTCATAACGGAAAATGAAGCGGAGGAATTCATCAGAAGGATCGGAGTAGCACGGCGTGACAAGCTCGCGGCTGGTGAGGAAATGATCAGTGCCGTCGAACCCGTAATGAAGGAAATGCTTGGATCAATCAGCTCGTTCCTCCAGGATGCGCCTCACCGTCTCGGCAGCGAACTGATCGATAGCGGGATTCGTCTCACCGGAGGCGGTGCGCTTATACCCGGGATGCGGCAGCGTGTAGAGGAGCAGACCGGGATAACGGTAACCTTTGCTCCCCATCCTCTTGAGGCCGTGGTTGAAGGGGTAAGGGCCATTCTTCCCGTGGTTGCGGCGACAGATATGTGGAGGGGGAGTTGTGATGTCAGCCGGGGTGATCGGTAA
- a CDS encoding queuosine salvage family protein has product MMDHGFLEKVRTRCKAVAEQAKHVVIKHDAIPEYAASLPLSRIAMPEHHPDHHYLGHEYDTVAFFLTLDSINFGSGYFPYLRKNTDLSGYFTIATALNSYFRKAGHIPPERLERITPKQCEELLEQNASDEPVRDLMTLYAKALNDLGRYVIERFGGSFTSLVEAAGFSCDRLVGILTQMPYFNDSACYGELSVPFYKRAQIVSADLFIAFSGKKWGRFDDLERLTIFADNLVPHVLQMDGVLVYTPRLADRIVREEPIENGSPEEVEIRACAVHAVELLVAELHRNGAMVTAMGIDNLLWHRGQSPNYKSRPRHRTRCVYY; this is encoded by the coding sequence ATGATGGATCATGGATTTCTGGAAAAGGTCAGAACGCGGTGCAAGGCGGTAGCGGAGCAGGCAAAGCACGTTGTTATAAAGCATGATGCCATTCCGGAATATGCCGCTTCGCTACCTCTTTCACGCATAGCAATGCCGGAGCATCATCCCGACCATCACTATCTGGGCCATGAATATGATACTGTTGCCTTCTTCCTCACTCTCGACAGCATCAACTTCGGTTCCGGGTATTTCCCGTACCTGAGGAAAAACACAGACCTATCGGGGTACTTCACCATTGCTACCGCCCTGAATTCTTATTTCCGTAAGGCCGGGCACATCCCTCCAGAACGATTGGAGAGGATCACGCCAAAGCAGTGCGAGGAGCTACTAGAACAGAACGCTTCGGACGAACCGGTGCGGGATCTGATGACTCTCTATGCTAAAGCTTTGAACGACTTGGGAAGATATGTCATTGAACGGTTCGGCGGTAGTTTCACTTCTTTGGTGGAAGCTGCGGGCTTTTCCTGCGACCGGCTAGTCGGCATCCTGACCCAGATGCCGTATTTCAATGACTCCGCCTGCTATGGAGAGCTTTCGGTTCCTTTCTACAAACGGGCGCAGATAGTCTCCGCTGACCTGTTCATAGCTTTCTCCGGGAAAAAGTGGGGGCGGTTCGATGATCTTGAACGACTAACGATATTTGCAGACAACCTCGTCCCTCACGTTCTGCAGATGGATGGGGTACTCGTCTACACGCCCCGACTCGCCGACCGCATAGTCCGTGAAGAACCTATCGAGAATGGCTCACCGGAAGAAGTAGAGATCCGGGCCTGCGCTGTACATGCGGTCGAACTCCTGGTTGCTGAATTGCACCGAAACGGGGCTATGGTGACAGCTATGGGGATCGACAACCTCCTCTGGCACCGTGGGCAGTCCCCGAACTACAAAAGCAGACCCCGTCATCGGACGAGGTGCGTGTACTATTAG
- a CDS encoding sialidase family protein, whose amino-acid sequence MLTATVSAADPCRSVMWEKTIEIAAGHGERGPWQQNESSYDYVDDPTVDMDYRGNVSVAWVDQADKDIFFQRFSIDGKKRIGDRVNISRTPETFSWLPRLVVEPKESRKIYIIWQEIIFSGGTHGGEILFAYSVDGGESFSEPVNLSKSTGGDGKGRINRKLWDNGSLDMVVDTRGTVYAAWTEYDGALWFSRSSNGGKTFSSPRRISGTRASPARAPSLSLGPGRTLYLAWTVGEQNSADIHLAASPNGGEPFHETNVVARTPGYSDAPKLEVDRKGVLHLVYAESLRDSIEPVKIIYTSTTDGGRTFLPPRDISGPVPKAGSRAGFPDIEIDAEGKIYVVWESFQGRNERPRGLAIVCSKDGGRRFTIPKLIAGSADRDGYNGSHQGLLMKKLAVNPNGEVVLVNSSLVPNVRSRVWMVRGKSME is encoded by the coding sequence TTGCTTACTGCGACCGTTTCCGCTGCAGATCCATGCCGATCTGTCATGTGGGAAAAGACTATCGAGATCGCGGCAGGACATGGAGAACGTGGACCATGGCAGCAAAACGAATCTTCGTATGACTACGTCGATGATCCGACGGTCGATATGGATTATCGTGGCAACGTCTCCGTCGCTTGGGTAGATCAGGCTGACAAGGATATCTTTTTCCAACGCTTCTCTATCGATGGCAAGAAGCGAATCGGCGACCGGGTGAACATCTCCCGCACTCCGGAGACTTTTTCATGGTTGCCGCGCCTGGTCGTGGAGCCAAAGGAGTCGCGTAAGATCTACATCATCTGGCAGGAGATCATATTTTCAGGTGGAACGCATGGGGGGGAGATCCTCTTCGCATATTCAGTAGACGGGGGGGAGAGCTTCTCAGAGCCGGTTAACCTGTCCAAATCCACCGGTGGTGACGGAAAGGGACGCATCAACCGAAAACTTTGGGATAACGGCAGCCTTGACATGGTCGTGGATACGCGAGGTACTGTCTATGCAGCGTGGACCGAATATGACGGAGCGCTCTGGTTCAGCCGCTCCAGCAACGGCGGAAAAACCTTCTCCTCACCGCGCAGGATAAGCGGCACGCGTGCCAGCCCTGCCCGGGCACCTTCGCTGTCGCTAGGGCCAGGCCGCACATTGTACCTTGCGTGGACTGTGGGGGAGCAGAATTCCGCTGATATCCATCTCGCCGCTTCGCCGAATGGAGGAGAGCCCTTCCATGAAACAAATGTAGTGGCACGCACACCGGGTTATTCCGATGCACCAAAACTTGAAGTCGACCGGAAGGGGGTGCTGCACCTGGTGTATGCAGAGAGCCTGAGGGATAGTATAGAGCCAGTCAAAATCATATATACTTCCACAACAGATGGAGGTCGTACATTCCTCCCGCCGCGGGACATTTCTGGTCCCGTGCCCAAAGCAGGCAGCAGAGCAGGCTTTCCGGACATCGAAATTGACGCTGAGGGGAAAATCTATGTGGTTTGGGAATCGTTTCAAGGCCGCAATGAGCGTCCAAGAGGGCTGGCAATAGTCTGCTCGAAAGACGGAGGGAGAAGATTCACCATCCCGAAGCTCATCGCTGGAAGCGCAGACCGCGATGGGTACAATGGCAGCCACCAGGGCTTGCTTATGAAAAAGCTGGCTGTGAACCCAAACGGAGAGGTGGTCCTGGTGAACAGCAGCCTGGTGCCGAATGTAAGGAGCCGAGTATGGATGGTTCGTGGAAAGAGCATGGAATGA
- a CDS encoding metallophosphoesterase, which yields MRTIVHISDIHFGRIAYPTVQPLIDAVRGVHPDVVVVSGDLTQRASERQFAEARDFLAQLPSPQIIVPGNHDVPLFNVVGRFFRPLANFRRYISSEAEPFYSDNEIAVLGLNTARSLTFKNGRINHEQISRVRQRFCSIDSKVIKVLVTHHPLDLPRQWRKATVVGRADMAMKVMASCGADLLLAGHYHVSHTGGTASRYPIQGYSALVVHAGTATSTRGRGELNTFNVLRIERPFVTIERYYWRVEQGIFQVFREERYQQAGEGWLLS from the coding sequence ATGCGCACCATCGTCCATATATCCGATATCCACTTCGGCCGAATTGCATACCCCACTGTACAACCGCTGATAGATGCGGTTCGCGGTGTACATCCCGACGTGGTGGTTGTTTCGGGGGACCTTACACAAAGGGCAAGCGAGAGGCAGTTTGCAGAAGCTCGTGACTTCCTTGCTCAGCTGCCCTCTCCTCAGATAATTGTTCCCGGGAACCACGACGTCCCTCTTTTTAACGTGGTGGGTCGCTTCTTCCGTCCGCTGGCTAACTTCCGCAGGTACATAAGCAGCGAAGCCGAACCTTTCTATTCCGATAATGAGATAGCGGTGCTGGGGCTAAATACTGCCCGTTCATTGACCTTCAAGAACGGCCGGATAAATCATGAACAGATCAGCCGGGTCCGCCAGCGGTTCTGCTCGATTGACAGTAAGGTCATCAAGGTCCTGGTGACGCACCACCCACTTGACCTGCCCCGGCAGTGGCGCAAGGCGACGGTGGTTGGCCGCGCAGATATGGCTATGAAGGTCATGGCGTCATGCGGAGCCGATCTGCTGCTGGCCGGACATTACCATGTAAGCCACACCGGCGGGACAGCATCACGCTACCCGATTCAGGGGTACTCAGCACTGGTGGTCCATGCAGGAACAGCTACCTCTACCCGGGGAAGAGGTGAATTGAATACGTTTAACGTGCTTCGGATAGAAAGGCCGTTTGTAACCATCGAACGGTATTATTGGCGGGTGGAGCAGGGGATTTTTCAGGTATTCAGGGAAGAACGGTACCAGCAAGCCGGAGAGGGATGGCTGCTATCTTGA
- a CDS encoding diacylglycerol kinase family protein — protein sequence MGRRAIGSGIAVIINAGSGSVGAPDEAVRVRERFHAQGIDPESCVCVQNKEIRQHAEEALQRGCWAVVAGGGDGTVSTVASVVAATDAALGVLPLGTLNHFAKDAGIPLDLDDAVATVAQGHTAVLDLGEVNGRTFINNSSLGLYPLIVQHREMHQRMGRSKWWAFFRGALTVLGWYPVLHVTLSAGEKTIIRKTPFLFVGNNEYKIDGLKLGTRSSMDAGALSVYMAHQVGRSGLLALVLRAMFGRIRDAEQLDIFSTEELQVDIRTHRTRVALDGEVVVMAPPLRFRCRKGGLRVLVPKREGDSS from the coding sequence GTGGGCCGGCGCGCGATCGGTTCCGGAATAGCGGTGATCATCAATGCAGGATCGGGAAGCGTCGGAGCGCCCGACGAAGCCGTACGTGTTCGGGAACGGTTTCATGCGCAGGGCATAGACCCGGAATCTTGCGTCTGCGTTCAGAACAAGGAGATCCGGCAGCATGCCGAAGAGGCGCTTCAGAGAGGCTGTTGGGCCGTTGTAGCCGGCGGTGGTGACGGCACGGTAAGTACAGTCGCTTCGGTTGTTGCGGCGACCGATGCGGCACTCGGCGTTCTTCCCCTTGGTACGTTGAACCACTTTGCAAAGGATGCCGGCATTCCGCTTGACCTTGATGATGCAGTCGCCACTGTCGCGCAAGGGCACACCGCAGTGCTGGACCTGGGAGAAGTCAACGGCCGGACATTCATAAACAATTCGAGCCTGGGCCTTTACCCGTTGATCGTTCAGCATCGAGAGATGCACCAACGGATGGGACGCTCCAAATGGTGGGCCTTTTTCAGAGGTGCGCTGACTGTGCTCGGGTGGTATCCGGTTCTGCATGTGACACTGTCAGCCGGAGAAAAAACCATCATCAGGAAGACGCCATTTCTCTTCGTTGGCAACAATGAGTACAAGATCGACGGGTTGAAACTCGGAACCCGTTCCAGTATGGATGCAGGGGCATTGTCGGTGTATATGGCGCACCAGGTAGGCAGATCGGGGCTTCTCGCTCTTGTGCTGCGTGCGATGTTCGGCCGAATCAGGGATGCGGAGCAACTGGACATATTCAGTACCGAAGAGCTGCAGGTAGATATCCGCACCCATCGCACCAGGGTTGCTCTTGACGGAGAAGTAGTAGTTATGGCGCCTCCACTTCGGTTCCGTTGCCGGAAAGGCGGCCTGAGGGTGCTAGTGCCGAAGAGGGAAGGCGATTCAAGCTGA
- a CDS encoding ABC-F family ATP-binding cassette domain-containing protein has protein sequence MIHLSNITRQHGSQVLFRDASFQILSGTRTGLVGPNGAGKTTIFRIITGQEEPDAGEMTVAKKTTIGYFSQDVGEMSGKTALEQVMATCAETVRLASELKEMESAMCEPQSDEEMAALLERYGEAVERFEHAGGYELDTRAQAVLTGLGIGPDRFNHPVESFSGGWKMRIALAGILTLQPDVLLLDEPTNHLDVESIIWLEEWLAEEFTGALLMTSHDRDFMNRVVSRIVEVSNMTITTYSGNYDFYEREREIRREQLLASHKRQQEMLAKEEEFISRFAARASHAAQVQSRVKKLEKIERIEIPAEERMVKFEFAPPPRSGDDVVAMDGLSKCWSNPDGAPKPVFGGVSGMVRRGDKVAVVGVNGAGKSTFLKVLAGQTEPTTGTVVLGANVAVGYFSQHAMDVLDPKKTVFETVQEAIPLAGIGVIRNLLAAFLFSGDAVDKRVETLSGGEKSRVVLATILARPVNLLVLDEPTNHLDIRSREILLDALKEFTGTVLIVSHDRHFLRSLVDRVFEIDHGEMRSYEGNYEYYLSKIQADA, from the coding sequence ATGATCCACCTTTCGAACATTACACGCCAGCACGGTAGCCAGGTGCTGTTCCGTGACGCGAGCTTTCAGATTCTTTCCGGAACGCGCACCGGTCTCGTCGGTCCCAACGGCGCCGGTAAGACGACCATCTTTCGCATCATCACGGGGCAGGAGGAGCCGGATGCCGGCGAGATGACCGTAGCGAAAAAGACGACAATAGGCTACTTCTCCCAGGACGTGGGGGAGATGTCGGGGAAAACGGCACTGGAGCAGGTTATGGCTACGTGTGCCGAAACTGTCAGGCTGGCTTCGGAGCTGAAAGAGATGGAGTCGGCGATGTGCGAACCGCAGTCGGATGAGGAGATGGCCGCCCTGCTGGAACGATATGGCGAGGCGGTAGAGCGGTTCGAGCATGCCGGAGGATACGAGCTTGATACGAGGGCACAGGCTGTTTTGACCGGCCTCGGCATAGGTCCAGATCGTTTTAACCATCCGGTGGAGTCGTTCAGTGGCGGGTGGAAGATGAGGATAGCGCTGGCAGGCATCCTGACCCTGCAGCCCGACGTGCTGCTTCTCGACGAGCCGACCAATCACCTGGACGTCGAGTCGATCATCTGGCTCGAAGAGTGGCTTGCCGAGGAGTTCACGGGAGCACTGCTCATGACGAGCCATGACCGTGACTTTATGAACCGGGTAGTTTCTCGCATCGTTGAAGTGTCCAACATGACGATTACAACCTACAGTGGCAACTACGATTTTTACGAACGCGAGCGGGAAATCCGGCGGGAGCAGCTGCTGGCTTCGCACAAACGGCAGCAGGAGATGCTCGCCAAGGAGGAGGAATTTATTTCCCGATTTGCGGCACGGGCTTCTCATGCGGCCCAGGTACAGTCACGGGTGAAGAAGCTGGAGAAGATCGAGAGGATCGAGATTCCGGCCGAGGAAAGGATGGTGAAATTCGAATTCGCACCTCCCCCCCGAAGCGGCGACGATGTGGTGGCTATGGATGGATTATCGAAATGCTGGTCCAACCCTGATGGCGCTCCTAAGCCGGTTTTCGGCGGGGTGTCTGGTATGGTTCGTCGGGGTGACAAGGTGGCGGTGGTGGGGGTGAACGGAGCCGGAAAATCCACCTTTCTGAAGGTGCTGGCGGGGCAGACAGAGCCAACGACGGGCACTGTTGTTCTGGGTGCCAACGTAGCCGTCGGGTATTTCAGTCAGCACGCCATGGATGTCCTTGACCCAAAGAAGACGGTCTTCGAGACGGTGCAGGAGGCGATACCATTGGCGGGCATAGGCGTCATACGAAACCTCCTTGCGGCTTTCCTGTTTAGCGGCGACGCAGTGGACAAACGGGTCGAGACGCTCTCCGGGGGGGAGAAGAGCAGGGTGGTGCTGGCGACGATCCTTGCAAGGCCGGTGAACCTGCTTGTACTGGACGAACCCACAAACCACCTGGATATCCGCTCCCGTGAGATACTGCTGGATGCGCTGAAGGAATTCACGGGAACCGTTCTCATCGTTTCTCACGATCGACACTTTCTCCGGTCGCTGGTAGACAGGGTGTTCGAAATAGACCACGGCGAGATGCGCTCCTACGAAGGGAACTATGAATACTATCTTTCAAAAATCCAGGCAGATGCCTGA
- a CDS encoding NAD(P)/FAD-dependent oxidoreductase — MNFSIVGAGPCGIGAAHRLNSLGYQTWQVYELSDHVGGLSASFADDNGFTWDIGGHVLFSHYDYFDRAVEESLQGEYYEHQRESWVRTCGTWVPYPFQNNVRYLPELVLQECVDGLRNLEGNLAGAANFSQWLDAVFGAGIVKHFMEPYNRKVWGTPLEQMSKEWIAERVSVVDLARIERNIAEGRDDLSWGPNNTFRFPKRGGTGAIFSGIARRFPDRIMLTHELIEVDLAARELAFANGRREYYDVLITTIPLDIFIGLCKNVPARVHEAASQLIHNSGLIVGIGVEGKRRDSRCWMYFPEDNCPFYRVTNFHNYSPWNLPDGDISRYFSLMCETTYSSHKPVRRETIIEDTVQGLVNVGLLTTEERERIISRYLIDIPYSYPVPSLGRDAALAVINPFLESQGVYSRGRFGAWKYEVGNMDHSFMQGVEVVERILTGAEESTF; from the coding sequence ATGAATTTTTCCATTGTAGGCGCGGGCCCCTGTGGGATTGGCGCTGCTCACCGTCTTAATAGCCTTGGTTATCAAACGTGGCAAGTTTATGAGCTTTCCGACCATGTCGGCGGCCTATCCGCATCCTTTGCCGATGACAACGGCTTCACATGGGACATCGGCGGCCATGTCCTATTCTCCCACTACGATTACTTCGACAGAGCTGTTGAAGAGTCGCTGCAAGGGGAGTATTACGAGCACCAGCGGGAGAGCTGGGTCAGAACCTGCGGCACCTGGGTCCCGTACCCTTTTCAGAACAACGTACGGTACCTTCCAGAGCTGGTTCTGCAGGAGTGCGTCGATGGCTTGCGCAACCTCGAAGGCAACCTGGCTGGTGCTGCCAATTTCAGTCAATGGCTGGACGCGGTGTTTGGTGCGGGAATCGTCAAGCATTTCATGGAACCCTATAACCGGAAGGTATGGGGCACACCGCTGGAGCAGATGAGCAAGGAGTGGATCGCTGAACGGGTGAGCGTAGTGGATCTGGCGAGGATCGAGCGGAACATCGCCGAAGGTCGCGACGATCTGAGCTGGGGGCCCAACAATACCTTCAGGTTTCCGAAAAGGGGAGGGACTGGAGCAATATTCAGCGGCATCGCACGCAGGTTCCCGGATCGCATCATGCTCACCCATGAGCTGATTGAGGTCGATCTTGCCGCCCGAGAGCTTGCCTTTGCCAATGGGCGGCGGGAATACTATGACGTCCTCATCACCACCATCCCTCTCGATATTTTCATCGGCCTCTGCAAGAATGTTCCGGCCCGGGTGCATGAGGCGGCTTCCCAGCTCATTCACAACAGCGGCCTAATCGTCGGAATCGGCGTCGAAGGAAAAAGGCGCGACAGTAGATGTTGGATGTACTTCCCCGAGGATAACTGTCCATTTTACCGGGTTACCAACTTCCACAATTACTCGCCGTGGAACTTGCCGGATGGTGACATAAGCCGCTACTTCTCGCTGATGTGCGAAACGACATATTCTTCCCATAAACCGGTGAGGCGCGAAACTATAATCGAAGACACGGTTCAGGGGCTGGTCAACGTAGGCCTGCTCACTACAGAGGAGAGAGAACGGATAATCAGTCGCTACCTTATCGATATTCCATACTCCTATCCTGTCCCATCCCTCGGCAGGGATGCTGCGCTCGCTGTGATCAACCCGTTTCTTGAGTCCCAGGGGGTATACTCGCGTGGGCGTTTTGGAGCATGGAAGTACGAGGTTGGAAATATGGATCACAGCTTCATGCAGGGGGTGGAGGTTGTTGAACGGATATTGACGGGAGCGGAGGAATCAACCTTCTGA
- a CDS encoding glycosyltransferase has protein sequence MKISFLLHHFESGGTENIYLDLIRNLTSNGHECSLILFQAKGVLLDSLPEGVKVYGFNTNIDGILDFVKIYGLSAKIAALLNRIKPDIVYSGLWINNLVNVLACKGNQVSFPVTCIISDHINTYASMCYEIKYKTLTWLKKLITKHYYNLADCVVCVSKEGMSDLIDICGSRISNRVRVIYNGIDIDRVQIKSEEPIEDIDISDNYIITVGRISYQKGLTYLLQSFKAVTEHFNDLNLLILGDDVSPEKCHTSALKKLSSKLGLSDKVVFAGYRSNPYKYIKKARCLVSSSLFEGFGLVLVESMAIGTPVIATRCKTGPAEILGSETSSEIECTAYGAIVLPKRPDLLQKAIIEFLRDEPDMAKCVENSRERVNELFSLNTMYKSYEELFREHVESLSVVRQSSQALLQVP, from the coding sequence ATGAAAATTTCTTTTTTATTGCATCATTTTGAATCAGGTGGAACGGAGAATATTTATCTGGACTTAATACGAAATCTGACCAGTAACGGCCATGAATGTTCTTTGATCCTGTTTCAGGCTAAAGGTGTATTGTTAGATTCTCTCCCTGAGGGCGTCAAAGTGTACGGTTTTAATACAAATATAGACGGGATATTGGATTTTGTAAAAATATACGGGCTGTCTGCTAAAATCGCGGCGCTACTTAATCGGATTAAACCTGACATCGTCTATAGCGGGTTGTGGATCAATAATCTTGTTAATGTTCTAGCCTGTAAAGGTAATCAAGTATCTTTTCCTGTTACGTGTATTATATCTGATCACATTAACACCTACGCATCGATGTGTTATGAAATCAAATACAAAACCCTCACATGGTTAAAAAAGCTTATTACCAAACATTACTATAATTTGGCCGATTGTGTGGTGTGCGTGTCAAAAGAAGGGATGTCTGATCTTATCGATATATGCGGAAGCAGAATTTCAAACAGAGTGCGAGTTATATATAATGGAATAGATATTGATAGGGTTCAAATAAAATCCGAGGAACCAATCGAAGATATAGATATTAGTGACAATTATATAATAACTGTAGGTAGAATTTCTTATCAGAAAGGACTTACTTATCTTTTACAATCATTCAAAGCCGTTACAGAACATTTCAATGATTTAAATCTATTGATACTAGGCGATGATGTTTCACCTGAAAAGTGTCATACCTCGGCACTTAAGAAACTATCTTCGAAGCTCGGTCTATCGGATAAAGTCGTTTTTGCTGGATATAGATCGAATCCCTACAAATACATAAAGAAAGCTCGATGTCTTGTCTCTAGCTCACTTTTTGAAGGATTTGGACTTGTATTGGTTGAATCCATGGCAATAGGTACACCTGTTATAGCAACGAGGTGTAAAACAGGTCCTGCAGAGATTCTTGGAAGTGAAACCTCATCAGAGATAGAATGCACTGCTTATGGAGCCATTGTACTGCCGAAAAGGCCTGACCTTCTACAAAAGGCGATAATTGAATTTCTTCGCGATGAACCTGATATGGCCAAGTGTGTTGAAAACTCGCGAGAAAGAGTAAATGAGCTTTTCTCGTTAAATACAATGTACAAGTCTTATGAAGAGCTTTTTCGCGAACATGTTGAGAGTCTCAGCGTTGTGCGCCAGAGCAGCCAAGCGCTACTGCAGGTACCATGA